A single region of the Kwoniella botswanensis chromosome 1, complete sequence genome encodes:
- a CDS encoding protein SYM1 encodes MAGLLGAYSAFLTRRPLIGGMASSAVLFATGDVVAQQLIEKKGSKHDFVRTARIVVWGGGIFAPAVTVWFRTLERLPIKSKWPATFARVGLDQFVFAPFVLTGFFHAMTLMEGKTLADARAKWQEAFVPTLKANWMLFIPFQTLNMFIPLQYRLLAINGVNIPWNAFLSLQNAKPKQVEKAENDLKKD; translated from the exons ATGGCTGGGTTACTTGGAGCATACTCTGCTTTCTTGACTAGAAGACCTTTGATAGGAGGTATGGCGTCTTctgct GTACTCTTTGCTactggtgatg TCGTAGCTCAACAATTGATTGAGAAAAAAGGCAGTAAACATGATTTCGTCAGAACTGC CCGAATTGTCGTTTGGGGAGGAGGTATCTTCGCGCCTGCCGTAACAGTATGGTTCAGGACATTGGAAAGATTACCTATCAAAAGTAAATGGCCTGCGACATTCGCGAGAGTGGGGCTGGATCAATTCGTTTTCGCTCCTTTCGTATTGACCG GTTTCTTCCACGCCATGACCCTCATGGAAGGTAAGACCCTCGCTGATGCCAGAGCGAAATGgcaagag GCTTTCGTTCCTACTTTGAAAGCGAACTGGATGTT GTTCATTCCTTTCCAAACTCTTAACATG TTCATTCCTCTCCAATATCGACTCTTGGCTATCAACGGAGTCAACATACCATGGAACGCTTTCTTGTCTTTACAAAATGCTAAACCTAAACAAGTTGAGAAGGCCGAGAatgatctcaagaaggattAA
- a CDS encoding uracil-DNA glycosylase encodes MPPQARSISSYFKPTTVVAAASASTTTATATATTPDKKKSTLSEAAKRAIQEGALAATTDGDGNSKENGLDVPSAKRQKVDSSPSGAKVADIFLKSSPSKSTSSPSTSRIGSVTRSKTREELREKISANPQWLAKLNLEIDTMGEDWLLALQDELTKSYFLNLKEFVTNEQKTKKVFPPAEDIYSWSRFCPLKDIRVVIIGQDPYHDDGQAHGLAFSVRKGVRIPPSLRNMYKEMHDEIPEFVIPKHGDLTEWAKHGVLLLNTSLTVRAHEAGSHANKGWDTFTAAVLKVVTSRLAPGPSLLAASDDKVPGAKGVVFMAWGAHAAKMCAGVDKTKHLILKSAHPSPLSASRGFFGNNHFKKANEWLQLKYGPEGGIDWKALGAGEGGSA; translated from the exons ATGCCACCCCAAGCAAGATCAATCTCGTCCTATTTCAAACCCACCACCGTCGTAGCTGCtgcatcagcttcgaccACGACTGCAACTGCAACTGCGACCACTCcggacaagaagaaaagcACGTTGAGCGAAGCTGCCAAGCGGGCCATCCAGGAAGGTGCTCTAGCCGCGACTACCGACGGCGATGGAAATTCGAAAGAGAATGGGTTGGATGTACCATCGGCTAAGAGACAAAAGGTGGATAGTAGTCCCTCAGGAGCTA AAGTAGCAGATATTTTCTTAAAATCCTCAccatccaaatccacctcttctccatcgacTTCGAGGATAGGTTCAGTAACAAGATCGAAAACACGCGAAGAGCTTAGAGAAAAGATATCAGCCAACCCTCAATGGCTGGCTAAATTGAATCTGGAAATTGATACGATGGGTGAAGACTGGTTGTTGGCTTTACAGGATGAATTGACAAAATCGTATTTCCTCAAT TTGAAAGAGTTTGTTACGAATGAacagaagacgaagaaagtGTTTCCTCCAG CCGAAGATATCTACTCTTGGTCCCGATTCTGCCCTTTGAAGGATATAAGAGTAGTCATAATAG GTCAAGATCCTTATCAT GATGATGGACAAGCACAC GGCCTAGCATTCTCAGTCCGAAAAGGAGTAAGGATCCCACCCTCCTTACGGAATATGTATAAAGAGATGCATGACGAGATACCTGAATTCGTCATACCGAAacatgg TGATCTCACTGAATGGGCCAAACATGGTGTATTGCTGTTAAATACTTCTCTGACCGTTAGAGCGCACGAG GCCGGATCACATGCGAACAAAGGATGGGATACATTCACAGCGGCCGTACTGAAAGTAGTCACATCCCGACTCGCACCTGGTCCCTCACTCTTAGCTGCATCGGACGATAAAGTTCCAGGAGCGAAGGGAGTGGTATTTATGGCTTGGGGTGCGCATGCAGCCAAGATGTGTGCGGGGGTGGATAAA ACCAAACATCTCATCCtgaaatcagctcatccatCGCCTCTTTCAGCCAGCAGAGGATTTTTCGGTAATAACCATTTCAAAAAGGCAAACGAATGGTTACAACTCAAATATGGTCCGGAGGGCGGCATCGATTGGAAAGCTCTtggtgcaggtgaaggtggatctGCATAA
- a CDS encoding pre-mRNA-splicing factor SLT11: MPAKHDINKVGVESSDFPILCETCLGPNPYVRMSKQEFGNECKICNRPFTVFRWNPGAGARFKKTEICNTCAKIKGVCQTCLLDLEYGLPVQVRDAALGRKSQAPSSDINKQYYIQNLEAQMADSPDGSSSFDSEVANRAGREMLKGIARSDPYYKRNRPHICSFFVKGECKRGGECPFRHEIPKEGALAKQNIVDRYYGKNDPVAKKILREQAESKGMKAPEDKSITTLLFLGLPTTTESEVRASLVGACPFVKPIDIKGITIVETSHCAFINFKQRQLAERVAEALSAQGGIEVGGKKAKVVWGRARPQKGKAPATSTPSGEASASGSAVTTESS; this comes from the exons ATGCCAGCCAAACATGATATCAAT AAAGTAGGAGTGGAAAGTTCTGATTTCCCTATATT GTGCGAAACAT GTTTAGGACCTAACCCATATGTACGAATG TCAAAACAAGAATTCGGCAACGAATGTAAGATCTGTAATCGACCGTTTACAGTGTTCAGGTGGAATCCCGGAGCCGGAGCTAGATTTAAGAAAACTGAGATTTGTAATACCTGCGCGAAGATCAAGGGGGTTTGTCAGACTTGTTTGTTGGATCT TGAGTACGGTTTACCAGTCCAGGTACGAGATGCAGCTTTGGGACGTAAGAGTCAAGCACCATCGTCAGACATCAATAAGC AATATTATATACAGAATCTAGAAGCTCAGATGGCAGATTCACCTGacggatcatcatcattcgatTCGGAAGTTGCGAACAGAGCCGGTAGAGAGATGTTAAAAGGGATAGCTAGATCTGATCCATATTACAAGAGGAATAGACCACATATATGTAGTTTCTTCGTGAAAGGGGAATGTAAGAGAGGTGGAGAATGTCCTTTCAG ACACGAAATACCGAAAGAAGGGGCATTGGCCAAACAAAATATCGTAGATCGTTATTACGGTAAAAATGATCCTGTAGCAAAGAAGATATTGAGAGAACAAGCGGAGAGTAAAGGTATGAAAGCTCCAGAGGATAAATCAATT ACAACCCTATTATTCCTTGGTTTACCTACCACTACTGAATCGGAAGTTCGAGCGTCCTTGGTTGGAGCATGTCCATTCGTCAAACCTATAGACATAAAAGGAATAACCATCGTAGAGACATCTC ATTGTGCATTCATAAACTTCAAACAGCGTCAATTGGCTGAGAGGGTAGCTGAAGCATTATCGGCTCAAGGTGGAATAGAAGTGGGTGGGAAGAAAGCCAAGGTCGTTTGGGGAAGAGCGAGACCTCAGAAAGGTAAAGCCCCTGCTACCAGTACACCTTCGGGCGAGGCTAGTGCGTCTGGATCAGCTGTTACGACGGAAAGTAGTTGA